A single genomic interval of Mangifera indica cultivar Alphonso chromosome 5, CATAS_Mindica_2.1, whole genome shotgun sequence harbors:
- the LOC123216301 gene encoding transcription factor bHLH90 isoform X2 produces the protein MRHLETPVEWLRPFVESKAWDYCVVWKLGDDPSRFIEWMGCCCSGGGGNYGNVNVKEEREVQVPLCRDAHFKHPVRSNACEALALLPSFMPLYSGIHGEVVTANKPRWLSNTHASDSTQSPESIGTRVFVPVFGGLIELFAAKHISEDQKFLELIIAHCNFSVEQVLSAGSYANLDLNESFDPLLEENLQTYPPSLHSLTFIPRIQVLPQVTQYSTHLSNEGSSNIYNISNENPLFDSSYGYGYAPLNGPLQQSIRKSSTCKIAKKDNTVLKEQTGLVLSCDKKAPRKPEKEHCHSKNLITERKRRNKIKDGLFTLRALVPKISKMDRAAILGDAIEYIKELQQEKKKLQAELKEIEEPDCKKENAEIKQSNLDELHEGTTNMSPTEHNKNTPSCGENEKTEVQIEVNHISKRDFLIKLFCDQKQGGFARLMKAINFLDLQVVDANVTTFNGKVLNILRVEVRLIAMNRIRPVRRILH, from the exons ATGCGACATTTGGAGACACCGGTGGAGTGGCTCAGGCCTTTTGTTGAGTCAAAGGCTTGGGACTACTGTGTTGTGTGGAAGTTGGGTGATGATCCTTCAAg GTTCATTGAATGGATGGGTTGCTGTTGCAGTGGGGGCGGTGGTAATTATGGCAACGTAAATGTTAAAGAGGAAAGAGAAGTACAGGTTCCTCTCTGCAGGGATGCTCACTTTAAGCATCCTGTAAGGTCTAACGCCTGCGAAGCTCTTGCTCTTTTGCCTTCTTTCATGCCTCTTTATTCTGG GATCCATGGCGAGGTGGTGACAGCAAACAAACCCAGGTGGCTGAGCAATACCCATGCCTCGGACTCAACTCAATCCCCT GAATCAATTGGAACCCGAGTTTTTGTCCCAGTTTTTGGTGGTCTCATTGAGCTCTTTGCTGCCAAACAT ATATCTGAAGATCAGAAGTTCCTAGAGTTAATTATAGCTCACTGTAATTTCTCTGTTGAACAAGTCCTGAGTGCAGGAAGTTATGCAAATTTGGATCTTAATGAAAGTTTTGATCCTTTGCTGGAGGAGAACTTACAAACTTACCCTCCTTCACTTCATTCGTTAACTTTCATCCCGAGGATACAGGTTCTTCCCCAAGTAACCCAATATAGCACCCATCTAAGCAACGAAGGATCGTCcaatatttacaatatttcaaatgaaaatccaTTATTTGACTCAAGTTATGGCTATGGCTATGCTCCTTTAAATGGGCCTCTGCAGCAGTCAATTAGGAAATCTTCTACCTGCAAAATAGCCAAGAAAGACAACACTGTCTTGAAAGAGCAAACAGGGTTGGTACTAAGTTGTGACAAAAAGGCTCCTCGAAAACCGGAAAAGGAACACTGCCATTCCAAGAATCTTATCACAGAAAGGAAGAGGAGGAACAAGATTAAAGATGGACTCTTTACTTTACGAGCTTTAGTTCCCAAGATCTCCAAG ATGGACAGAGCTGCTATTCTTGGAGatgctattgaatatataaaGGAGTTGCAGCAGGAGAAGAAGAAGCTCCAAGCTGAGCTCAAGGAAATTGAAGAACCGGACTGTAAAAAGGAGAATGCAGAAATTAAACAGTCAAATTTAGATGAGTTGCATGAAGGCACCACAAACATGTCTCCTACTGAGCACAATAAAAATACCCCAAGCTGTGGCGAAAATGAAAAGACAGAG GTGCAAATAGAAGTGAACCATATCAGCAAAAGAGATTTCTTGATAAAGTTATTCTGTGATCAGAAGCAAGGTGGGTTTGCAAGATTGATGAAAGCTATAAATTTTTTGGATCTTCAAGTAGTTGATGCTAATGTTACCACATTTAATGGAAAGGTCCTGAACATTCTCCGGGTTGAGGTAAGATTGATAGCAATGAACAGAATAAG GCCCGTAAGAAGGATACTCCATTAA
- the LOC123216301 gene encoding transcription factor bHLH90 isoform X1, whose product MRHLETPVEWLRPFVESKAWDYCVVWKLGDDPSRFIEWMGCCCSGGGGNYGNVNVKEEREVQVPLCRDAHFKHPVRSNACEALALLPSFMPLYSGIHGEVVTANKPRWLSNTHASDSTQSPESIGTRVFVPVFGGLIELFAAKHISEDQKFLELIIAHCNFSVEQVLSAGSYANLDLNESFDPLLEENLQTYPPSLHSLTFIPRIQVLPQVTQYSTHLSNEGSSNIYNISNENPLFDSSYGYGYAPLNGPLQQSIRKSSTCKIAKKDNTVLKEQTGLVLSCDKKAPRKPEKEHCHSKNLITERKRRNKIKDGLFTLRALVPKISKMDRAAILGDAIEYIKELQQEKKKLQAELKEIEEPDCKKENAEIKQSNLDELHEGTTNMSPTEHNKNTPSCGENEKTEVQIEVNHISKRDFLIKLFCDQKQGGFARLMKAINFLDLQVVDANVTTFNGKVLNILRVEARKKDTPLKKLRDTLIELTR is encoded by the exons ATGCGACATTTGGAGACACCGGTGGAGTGGCTCAGGCCTTTTGTTGAGTCAAAGGCTTGGGACTACTGTGTTGTGTGGAAGTTGGGTGATGATCCTTCAAg GTTCATTGAATGGATGGGTTGCTGTTGCAGTGGGGGCGGTGGTAATTATGGCAACGTAAATGTTAAAGAGGAAAGAGAAGTACAGGTTCCTCTCTGCAGGGATGCTCACTTTAAGCATCCTGTAAGGTCTAACGCCTGCGAAGCTCTTGCTCTTTTGCCTTCTTTCATGCCTCTTTATTCTGG GATCCATGGCGAGGTGGTGACAGCAAACAAACCCAGGTGGCTGAGCAATACCCATGCCTCGGACTCAACTCAATCCCCT GAATCAATTGGAACCCGAGTTTTTGTCCCAGTTTTTGGTGGTCTCATTGAGCTCTTTGCTGCCAAACAT ATATCTGAAGATCAGAAGTTCCTAGAGTTAATTATAGCTCACTGTAATTTCTCTGTTGAACAAGTCCTGAGTGCAGGAAGTTATGCAAATTTGGATCTTAATGAAAGTTTTGATCCTTTGCTGGAGGAGAACTTACAAACTTACCCTCCTTCACTTCATTCGTTAACTTTCATCCCGAGGATACAGGTTCTTCCCCAAGTAACCCAATATAGCACCCATCTAAGCAACGAAGGATCGTCcaatatttacaatatttcaaatgaaaatccaTTATTTGACTCAAGTTATGGCTATGGCTATGCTCCTTTAAATGGGCCTCTGCAGCAGTCAATTAGGAAATCTTCTACCTGCAAAATAGCCAAGAAAGACAACACTGTCTTGAAAGAGCAAACAGGGTTGGTACTAAGTTGTGACAAAAAGGCTCCTCGAAAACCGGAAAAGGAACACTGCCATTCCAAGAATCTTATCACAGAAAGGAAGAGGAGGAACAAGATTAAAGATGGACTCTTTACTTTACGAGCTTTAGTTCCCAAGATCTCCAAG ATGGACAGAGCTGCTATTCTTGGAGatgctattgaatatataaaGGAGTTGCAGCAGGAGAAGAAGAAGCTCCAAGCTGAGCTCAAGGAAATTGAAGAACCGGACTGTAAAAAGGAGAATGCAGAAATTAAACAGTCAAATTTAGATGAGTTGCATGAAGGCACCACAAACATGTCTCCTACTGAGCACAATAAAAATACCCCAAGCTGTGGCGAAAATGAAAAGACAGAG GTGCAAATAGAAGTGAACCATATCAGCAAAAGAGATTTCTTGATAAAGTTATTCTGTGATCAGAAGCAAGGTGGGTTTGCAAGATTGATGAAAGCTATAAATTTTTTGGATCTTCAAGTAGTTGATGCTAATGTTACCACATTTAATGGAAAGGTCCTGAACATTCTCCGGGTTGAG GCCCGTAAGAAGGATACTCCATTAAAGAAGTTGAGAGACACATTGATCGAGCTGACAAGGTAG